One Desulfovibrio sp. genomic window carries:
- a CDS encoding ABC transporter permease, with translation MKSAKAFALPLIVPLLFLILWHVMAQVVRNDIILPDIPLVWDIMVSPHEDLISMGTLPANTLISLARVFAGYLVAVVLAIPLGIVMGYRPDVNTALNTFLGLFRSIPPLAWVPLVLAWFGMLSLADVFSVPIGPAYPYFHNIKLSMIFIIFIGGFYPVLTSAIHGVGLVPQTLTDAARVLGANQVDIFRKVLLPYAAPSIINGLRIGLGVSWMCLVSAEMLPGSLSGVGYLITHAYTVGRTDVVIAGMISIGLVGAVLDRIFRLYEDRKFVWKRLTK, from the coding sequence ATGAAAAGTGCAAAAGCTTTTGCTCTGCCCCTGATTGTGCCCCTGCTTTTTCTGATTTTGTGGCATGTGATGGCGCAGGTGGTGCGAAACGACATCATTCTGCCCGATATTCCGCTGGTATGGGATATCATGGTCAGCCCGCATGAAGACCTTATCTCCATGGGAACCCTGCCGGCCAATACCCTTATCAGTCTGGCGCGGGTTTTTGCGGGGTACCTTGTGGCCGTGGTTCTAGCCATTCCTCTGGGTATCGTCATGGGCTACAGGCCGGACGTCAACACGGCCCTGAACACCTTTCTCGGTCTGTTCCGCTCCATTCCGCCGCTGGCCTGGGTGCCTCTGGTGCTGGCCTGGTTCGGCATGCTGAGCCTGGCCGACGTTTTCTCCGTACCCATTGGCCCTGCCTATCCGTATTTTCATAATATCAAGTTATCGATGATTTTTATTATTTTCATCGGCGGTTTTTATCCTGTGCTGACCAGCGCCATACACGGGGTGGGCCTTGTGCCGCAAACCCTGACCGACGCGGCACGGGTGCTGGGCGCAAACCAGGTGGACATCTTCCGCAAGGTGCTGCTGCCCTATGCCGCGCCTTCCATTATCAACGGCCTGCGCATCGGCCTCGGGGTTTCGTGGATGTGTCTTGTTTCCGCCGAGATGCTGCCGGGCAGCCTTTCCGGAGTGGGCTACCTGATCACGCATGCCTATACCGTGGGCAGAACCGACGTGGTCATAGCGGGCATGATAAGCATCGGTCTTGTGGGCGCGGTGCTGGACAGGATTTTCAGGCTGTATGAAGACAGGAAGTTTGTATGGAAGCGACTGACAAAATAG
- a CDS encoding ABC transporter ATP-binding protein produces the protein MEATDKIAQSAAAHPEITVRGVSKVFSTRSGPVEALSHVDMTVESSRFVCIVGPSGCGKSTLLRMVAGLASCEQGEILFRGAPQHGPCRQIGMVFQEYSLFPWLNVVDNTGIGLEFGGMPRDKREQEAHRYLAMVGLEKFALAMPHELSGGMRQRVAIARALTNNPDVLLMDEPFGAIDAFTRIILQKRLLDVWEKSRKTILFVTHSVDEAVYLADEIIVMGTNPGRIVDRFSVDMARPRQRDAPVYASLVTRILALLEQQDTAEDA, from the coding sequence ATGGAAGCGACTGACAAAATAGCGCAGAGCGCCGCCGCGCATCCGGAAATCACCGTCAGGGGCGTCTCCAAGGTGTTCAGCACCAGAAGCGGGCCGGTGGAAGCCCTGAGCCATGTGGACATGACGGTGGAAAGTTCCCGCTTTGTCTGCATCGTCGGGCCTTCGGGCTGCGGCAAATCGACCCTGCTGCGCATGGTGGCCGGGCTTGCCTCGTGCGAGCAGGGGGAGATACTGTTTCGCGGCGCGCCGCAGCATGGCCCCTGCCGCCAGATCGGCATGGTATTTCAGGAATATTCTCTTTTTCCCTGGCTGAACGTGGTCGACAACACGGGTATAGGGCTGGAATTTGGCGGCATGCCCAGGGACAAAAGGGAGCAGGAGGCGCACCGCTATCTGGCCATGGTGGGGCTTGAAAAATTCGCTCTGGCCATGCCGCACGAGCTTTCGGGCGGCATGCGGCAGCGGGTGGCCATTGCCCGCGCCCTGACCAACAATCCCGACGTCCTGCTCATGGACGAGCCCTTTGGCGCCATCGACGCGTTCACGCGCATCATTCTGCAAAAGCGGCTGCTCGACGTGTGGGAAAAAAGCCGGAAGACCATCCTCTTTGTGACGCACAGTGTGGATGAGGCCGTGTACCTCGCCGACGAGATCATCGTCATGGGCACCAACCCCGGACGTATTGTGGATCGCTTTTCCGTGGATATGGCACGCCCGCGCCAAAGGGACGCCCCTGTCTATGCCAGCCTTGTAACCCGCATTCTGGCGCTTCTGGAGCAGCAGGACACTGCGGAGGATGCCTGA